In Haloarcula salinisoli, one genomic interval encodes:
- a CDS encoding RDD family protein, producing the protein MATTSGSPGQLAGLGSRIVAFLIDSILTGIVGGIIVFPLFFLIGVGGETGPAGAGLLLIVQLLIPLVVFAYFIVMEGMYGYTVGKKLMSIRVVGENGSKIGFGESAIRNILRVVDALPTLYLVGIALIAINDDEQRLGDMAASTYVVKG; encoded by the coding sequence ATGGCCACAACTTCGGGTAGCCCCGGTCAGCTGGCAGGTCTCGGTAGCCGTATCGTCGCGTTCTTAATCGACTCGATTCTCACGGGGATCGTCGGCGGTATCATCGTCTTCCCACTGTTTTTCCTCATCGGCGTCGGCGGGGAGACGGGGCCGGCGGGGGCCGGCCTCTTACTCATCGTTCAGTTGCTCATCCCACTGGTCGTCTTTGCCTACTTCATCGTGATGGAAGGGATGTACGGCTACACCGTCGGGAAGAAGCTGATGAGTATCCGTGTCGTCGGTGAGAACGGCAGCAAAATCGGGTTCGGCGAGTCCGCAATCAGGAACATCCTCCGGGTTGTCGACGCGCTGCCGACCCTGTACCTCGTCGGTATCGCGCTCATCGCTATCAACGACGACGAACAGCGCCTGGGTGATATGGCAGCCAGTACCTACGTCGTCAAAGGGTAG
- a CDS encoding RDD family protein, which yields MDTATEPEARQLAGLGKRAAAFFIDTMLFAFAMALIVAVPALLLLSTAEPSILLAAYVVFNLVVTVGFFGYRIVFEGLYGYTPGKKLLDISVVTEAGGDIGWKEATVRNLVLIADNLPVAYLLGIGLILYDEDEQRLGDMAANTYVVRA from the coding sequence ATGGACACAGCCACCGAACCGGAGGCACGACAGCTCGCTGGACTCGGGAAACGTGCAGCCGCGTTCTTCATCGACACGATGCTCTTTGCGTTCGCAATGGCCCTGATTGTCGCCGTTCCGGCCCTGCTACTTCTATCGACCGCTGAGCCAAGCATACTCCTGGCAGCCTACGTTGTCTTCAACCTGGTCGTCACGGTCGGGTTCTTCGGCTACCGCATCGTTTTCGAGGGACTGTACGGGTACACGCCCGGGAAGAAGCTGCTAGATATCAGTGTGGTCACGGAGGCCGGCGGCGACATCGGCTGGAAAGAGGCCACGGTACGGAATCTCGTGCTCATCGCGGACAACCTCCCGGTTGCCTATCTGCTGGGCATCGGCCTGATACTGTACGACGAGGACGAACAGCGACTCGGCGATATGGCAGCAAACACCTACGTCGTTCGCGCCTGA
- a CDS encoding RDD family protein — protein MATTSSAAGELASRRSRIGAMVIDFMLTNIVLFILTVLITFLFRDMVESVVADLGSLFFLGAHLYIVIGHVGYHVILEGLFGTTIGKKAASIRVVDESGGQISMGKSAIRNVFRFIDVLPVLPVWYVIGYLLIAVSDDEQRLGDMAANSYVVKE, from the coding sequence ATGGCAACAACTTCGAGCGCGGCCGGCGAGCTGGCCAGCCGCCGCAGTCGCATCGGTGCCATGGTCATCGACTTCATGCTGACGAACATCGTCTTGTTCATTCTGACTGTCCTGATAACGTTCTTGTTCCGCGACATGGTTGAGAGTGTCGTGGCGGACCTTGGCTCCCTATTCTTTCTTGGCGCCCACCTCTATATTGTCATCGGCCACGTCGGGTACCACGTGATATTGGAGGGGCTCTTCGGCACCACTATCGGCAAGAAGGCTGCGAGCATCCGTGTCGTCGACGAGAGCGGCGGGCAAATCAGCATGGGGAAATCCGCCATCCGGAACGTCTTCCGGTTCATCGACGTCCTGCCCGTCCTGCCGGTGTGGTACGTCATCGGTTACCTACTCATCGCCGTGAGCGACGACGAACAGCGCCTCGGCGACATGGCGGCCAACTCCTACGTGGTGAAGGAGTAG
- a CDS encoding DUF5787 family protein encodes MSSDSEFAFELRVCQWAEREWTPERADSVVVVARQLGTQYRRWDTLVLECDPEGLQARGAFGADAFDSDHLHVLEHAPAEWTFYRDALPDPGYPWRYVRESIHELADREALDTRKRGRRIEIRRTRPYPDWVRRVVAIENKPDLTASAARDLAGQLERDVALGLADEVWVATEATDERVEPILLADFPPEAGVLTVDTDAGTAETVWEPRSLDVDGHGTRITDRPGDDYSAARFEYVDPDWKAGKRRAIAERAYERGWRSYADTMRPDCRHFELRADETGVSPYCVAKERTPTARECRAGCGSFEPEPPVWRTNGWPIEGGPGAATKRLLARRRRERRPGLEYLLVADLDV; translated from the coding sequence GTGTCGTCCGATTCGGAGTTCGCGTTCGAACTGCGCGTCTGTCAGTGGGCCGAACGCGAGTGGACGCCCGAGCGTGCGGACTCGGTCGTCGTGGTCGCCCGTCAACTCGGCACCCAGTACCGCCGCTGGGACACGCTGGTGCTCGAATGCGACCCCGAGGGACTCCAGGCCCGCGGCGCGTTCGGCGCCGACGCGTTCGATTCGGACCACCTGCACGTCCTCGAACACGCCCCGGCCGAGTGGACGTTCTATCGCGACGCCCTCCCCGACCCCGGCTACCCGTGGCGCTACGTCCGGGAATCGATTCACGAACTGGCCGACCGGGAGGCCTTAGACACCAGAAAGCGCGGCCGGCGCATCGAGATTCGTCGCACGCGGCCGTATCCGGACTGGGTTCGCCGCGTCGTCGCCATCGAGAACAAGCCCGACCTCACCGCCAGCGCCGCCCGCGACCTGGCTGGGCAACTAGAGCGGGACGTGGCGCTGGGACTGGCCGACGAGGTGTGGGTCGCGACCGAAGCCACGGACGAGCGTGTCGAACCTATCTTGCTCGCGGACTTCCCGCCCGAGGCCGGCGTGCTGACGGTCGACACCGACGCGGGCACCGCCGAAACCGTCTGGGAGCCCCGATCGCTCGACGTCGACGGGCACGGGACCCGCATCACCGACCGGCCCGGCGACGACTACAGCGCTGCCCGCTTCGAGTACGTCGATCCCGACTGGAAGGCCGGCAAACGGCGCGCCATCGCCGAACGGGCCTACGAACGGGGATGGCGCAGCTACGCCGACACGATGCGACCGGACTGCCGGCACTTCGAGCTTCGGGCCGACGAGACCGGCGTCTCGCCGTACTGCGTGGCCAAAGAACGGACACCGACCGCCCGGGAGTGTCGGGCCGGCTGTGGCTCCTTCGAGCCCGAGCCGCCGGTGTGGCGGACGAACGGCTGGCCCATCGAGGGCGGTCCCGGTGCGGCCACCAAGCGACTGCTCGCGCGGCGGCGACGCGAGCGCCGACCCGGGCTCGAATACCTACTCGTCGCGGACCTCGACGTCTAG
- a CDS encoding DUF5797 family protein: MTLSEEATERLADIVENQPTKNGELQELWGMDSGSEVHQYLESELKEYYYRNENSLICATPEATALIDGEDSERVQTMTVSPLQGTVVEVLAGPDEEPQSVVATLQAVRAAGEDPEVDDVRSALRSLADMGIVETVQKTVPTFRLAVAREDLDVEVRDE, translated from the coding sequence ATGACCCTCTCGGAGGAGGCAACGGAGCGGCTCGCCGACATCGTCGAAAACCAGCCGACGAAGAACGGCGAGCTACAGGAACTGTGGGGCATGGACAGCGGGAGCGAGGTCCACCAGTACCTCGAATCGGAGCTCAAGGAGTACTACTACCGCAACGAGAACAGCCTCATCTGCGCCACGCCGGAGGCGACGGCGCTCATCGACGGCGAGGACTCCGAGCGCGTCCAGACGATGACTGTCTCACCGCTGCAGGGGACTGTCGTCGAGGTGCTGGCCGGGCCCGACGAGGAGCCCCAGAGCGTCGTCGCGACGCTCCAGGCGGTGCGGGCGGCCGGCGAGGACCCCGAGGTCGACGACGTGCGGTCGGCGCTGCGGAGCCTCGCCGACATGGGCATCGTCGAGACGGTCCAGAAGACGGTGCCGACCTTCCGGCTGGCAGTGGCGCGTGAGGACCTAGACGTCGAGGTCCGCGACGAGTAG